The following coding sequences are from one Microtus pennsylvanicus isolate mMicPen1 chromosome 1, mMicPen1.hap1, whole genome shotgun sequence window:
- the Gp5 gene encoding platelet glycoprotein V: MLRSALLCTVLALVRTQPFLCPKSCKCEVRDAVQCSGGSVASIAALGLPRNLTHMVFFRMDQGVLRNHSFSGMTVLQRLMLSNSHVSAIDPGTFNDLIKLKTLRLTRNRISHLPGALLDKTVLLEQLFLDHNSLRDLDQNLFQNLLNLQELCLNQNQLSFLPANLFMSLRKLKVLDLSGNNLTHLPKGLLGAQVKLETLLLYSNQLASVDSGLLDNLGALTVLRLDRNHLYSVAPSAFDSLGNLGSLTLSRNRLASLPHALFLNTSRVTWLTLFENPLEELPEVLFGEMAGLRELWLNRTQLRTLPAAFFRNLTGLQTLGVTRNPRLSALPRGAFQGLAELRVLALHSNALTELPDDALRDLGRLRQVSLRHNRLRALPRTLFLNLSSLETVQLEHNQLEMLPGDVFAALPQLTQVLLGHNPWLCDCGLWPFLQWLQHHQDLLSRDEPPQCLGPEPRAGLSFWDLLQGDPWCPHPRRLPLNPLAEITLEVPAPSQLPHSSQSREWVQLVAKDEGFDHSLYWGLYVLLLVAQAIIAVIIVFVMIKIGQLFRTLIREKLLFKAMENSCN, encoded by the coding sequence ATGCTAAGGAGCGCCCTGTTGTGCACGGTGCTCGCACTCGTGCGCACCCAGCCCTTCCTCTGCCCTAAATCCTGCAAGTGTGAGGTCCGCGATGCTGTGCAGTGCTCGGGCGGCAGCGTGGCTAGCATCGCCGCGCTAGGTCTGCCCAGGAACCTCACACACATGGTATTCTTCCGAATGGATCAGGGCGTTTTGCGGAACCACAGCTTCAGTGGCATGACAGTCCTGCAGCGCCTGATGCTCTCAAACAGCCACGTTTCCGCCATCGACCCGGGCACCTTCAATGACCTGATAAAACTAAAAACCCTCAGGTTGACGCGCAACAGAATCTCTCATCTTCCAGGCGCGCTCCTGGATAAGACGGTGCTCTTGGAACAGTTGTTCTTGGACCACAATTCACTAAGGGACCTTGACCAAAACCTGTTTCAGAACCTGCTTAACCTGCAGGAGCTCTGTTTGAACCAGAATcagctctcttttcttcctgctaaCCTTTTCATGAGCCTGCGGAAGCTGAAGGTGTTGGACTTATCGGGAAACAACCTGACCCACCTGCCCAAGGGATTGCTTGGGGCGCAGGTTAAACTAGAGACACTGCTGCTCTACTCAAACCAGCTTGCGTCTGTGGATTCGGGGCTTCTGGATAACCTGGGCGCCCTGACTGTGCTGAGATTGGACCGGAATCACCTCTATTCTGTCGCACCCAGTGCCTTCGACAGCCTCGGAAACCTGGGCTCCTTGACTCTGTCCAGGAACCGCCTGGCTTCTCTGCCACACGCGCTCTTCCTTAATACCAGCCGCGTGACTTGGCTGACCCTGTTCGAGAACCCTCTAGAGGAGCTGCCAGAGGTGCTGTTCGGGGAGATGGCCGGTTTGCGGGAGCTGTGGCTGAACCGCACCCAGCTGCGCACGCTGCCTGCCGCCTTCTTCCGCAACTTGACCGGCCTGCAGACGCTGGGGGTGACGCGGAACCCGCGCCTGAGCGCGCTCCCGCGCGGCGCGTTCCAGGGCCTTGCAGAGCTGCGCGTGCTCGCCCTGCACTCTAACGCCCTGACCGAGCTCCCGGACGACGCGCTGCGCGACCTCGGCCGCCTGCGCCAGGTGTCGCTGCGCCACAACCGGCTGCGGGCCCTGCCCCGCACGCTCTTCCTCAACCTCAGCAGCCTGGAGACCGTGCAGCTGGAGCACAACCAGCTGGAGATGCTGCCTGGAGATGTGTTCGCGGCCCTGCCCCAGCTGACTCAGGTCCTGCTGGGTCACAACCCCTGGCTCTGCGACTGTGGTCTGTGGCCCTTCCTCCAGTGGCTGCAGCATCATCAAGACCTCCTGAGCCGAGACGAGCCCCCGCAGTGCCTTGGCCCGGAGCCACGCGCGGGCCTGTCGTTCTGGGACCTACTGCAGGGTGACCCATGGTGCCCGCACCCTCGACGCCTGCCTCTCAACCCTCTAGCCGAGATAACCCTGGAAGTCCCCGCCCCGTCCCAGCTGCCTCACAGCTCGCAGTCCCGCGAGTGGGTCCAACTGGTGGCCAAGGATGAAGGTTTCGATCACAGCCTCTACTGGGGTCTTTATGTTCTGCTTTTAGTAGCTCAGGCCATCATAGCCGTGATCATCGTGTTTGTCATGATTAAAATCGGCCAGCTGTTTCGAACATTAATCAGAGAGAAGCTCTTGTTTAAGGCAATGGAAAATTCATGTAACTAA